GGCCCAGGCGCCTCGTACGTCGCCGTGCTCAAGCTGGCAGTACCTCGCCTCTCACGACGCCAACGGGGTTGCGCCCAGGAGGCCGAGGGCGACCAGAGCCGGCAGGCTCGTACGTCTGACCGACGTGTGCGAGAGGCAAGTTCACCCCTCTGTGGACTCTGGTCCAGGTTTGCCTCGTCCTCGTGAAGGGCTCTGGTCGAATGGTGTTCGCAGTGAAACCCCACAGCGACAACGCCCGACTCGCTGCCTTGCAGGAACGGACTTTTGGCACCCGGTAGGTGATTTGCGCGCATCACACCTTTTCTGAATGTGCGGATGCTGCTAAGAAACCGCAGTTCAGACGTCTTGCGAGCCGCTGCACCGCTTCGACGGGCGCGTAGAGGCTGGCGTGCCCGACCTCACGAAACCCTGGTCGCATCAGCGTCCAGGGCGGTATCCGGCCTGCCCTGCTGGAGATCTTTGGCGGGATCAAACAGGGCAGGCCACGGCGCCTCGGGGAGGCCCTTCATGAACGTACACATCGCACCGCTCACCGCGGCCATCTTTGTGACGAGTGCCGTGGTGGCGTACCTGGTCTACAAGGCGACCGCCAAGGCCCGAGGTCAGGCGCCCGGAACCGGGGGCGACGTGGTCGGCTCCATAGGCTCCGGCGCCGCGGTCTTCGCCGTCCTCATGATCCTGTTCACCGGCGGCACCGACGAGCAGGACGCCATCCCGTCGGCTCCGCCTGCCAGCCGGTCTGCTCCCCAGCCCTTCCCGGCCTCCCATCAACCGTCCGACTCCCTCGTTGGACATGGGACAACAGTCCCGCTGGAGTCCGCCACAACCTCAGCGGCGTAATGCGCGCAACGCCCACGCATGAGGGTGCCCCCGGCCTGCTTGGCCGGGGGCACCCTCATGCGGCAGCAGCACCGCGAGTCAGGCGCCGATGCCGACGGAGGAGACGTAGGCGTAGGCGGCGTAGTCGGAGTCGAGGTCGGTGATGACGTCGTCCCAGATCTCGTCGACCATGGCCTCGTTGCGGGCGGCCCAGGCGTGGACGAGGTCGGGCCAGATGTACCGGACGGTGATGGAGCGATCGCTGAGGGGGCGGCTGTACTTGGAATCGACGTGACTCTGGTCGACCGGATAGATCTCCATCCGGCGACCGCGGCCGTCGTTGTCGAGGTGCCGGGCCAGCCAGCCGGAGCGGATCAGGTTCTCCCGCCGGCGCCACCAGTACGCCGCGTCGATCCGCTCCCTGGACGCCGGAGAAGGCACGGCCTTGCCACGCGCCCAGGAGCGCAGGGAGCGGGTGCTGACGCCCTGTTCGGCGAGGGCTTCGCGGCCGGCGGGGCTGTCGAGATACCGCAGGCGGGCAGCCAGGCCGCGCCGGGACGTGACGGGCGAGGTGATACCCGAGGAGTGCACGATCCGGTTGAGCTCCAGGATCAGGGCCTCCCCGCCCTTCATCCCGCGGGCGTCATGCCTCTGCCATTCGCCCCAGCGGGACCACAGGTCCTCGGAACCCGCCATCAGCGCTTACCCCCCAGCGTGTAAGTCTGCTTTTCCTTCACCTGGTTCAGGTCCCGGCCCTCGGCGAAAACTGTCCGCCAATCGCCGATGACGTGAAGTTCGTCGGTGCCGGAGATTTCCACGACCTGCAATCCGGCCTTATGGATTTTGTTGGCTTTCATCCACAGATTCGCGAATGCTTTCGCGCGCATGATGTGCATCCAGTCCGGGCGCCGCATATCACGGTTCGCGGTGGATTCGCCCAGGGTGGAGACCAGCTTAGAATACATGGATTTCACATAGTTGACGGTCAGTTCGTCGCCCTCAGCGAGAGCGGTTTTCCGGACTTCCGCCAGGGCGCGGCGGAGTTTTTCCAGCAGGACTTCGGTGCCGCCGGAGACGAGGGAGCGGTGAATGGTCGGGGCGTCGGCGAGGTCGTCGCGGGCGCAGTCGAGGAGGAGGCGGAGGGTGGATTCGGTGACCCACAACTCGCCCGGCTCCATCCGGTTGCCGAGCGGGTTGGGCAGGTCGGTGTGCTCCCACTCGGCCGGGGTGATGAGGTGGACCCCGGATTTTTTGCGGTCGTGGACGCCGCTGGTGTCCTCCTTGAGTTGGCCGATCGGGAGCCAGCACTTGAAGGCCGACAGGTAGGCGGCGTTCATATCCAGGGCCGTCACCTCGAAGGTCTCACCCTTCTTGGCCGCCTGGAAGACATGGGGGTTGCGCCACTTCGGACGGCCCTCCCAGATCTCATCCGCACCCTTCTGCGAGCGCTTGCGCAGCACGTCGGCGGTCGGCGGGAACTCGGAATGCTCGTACCGGCCCCCGACCCGCGATTCCTTGAACAGCTTCATGACGTCGGGGATCGCGGACTTGGTCAGCGCGGCCTGGGCGGCCTCCACGTCACCCTCGCACTCCTGCAGAGCGGCGTGGACGTTGCCGGCAATCTGGTCGGTCAGCGTCCCGGACGCGTACGTACGCGGCCCCCGCACCACCGCCGGACCCGCCTTGGCCGGCCTCTCCTTGACCGGCTCCGGCGCAGGTTCGGCCTCCGGCGCCGGCTCCGTCGCGACGAGCTCCGCCGTGGCTTCCGGCGCGGGGGCTGGAGGGGCGGCGGGGAGCTGCTGCGGCACGGGGGCCGGTGCGGGTGCTACCGGGGCCGCCGCCGGGCCCGGGGTTGCGGCGGCGATGGCTGCCGCGCACTCCTCAGCGCTCAGGTGCTGCGGGAACCCGTCAACCTCCTCGCTGCACGGCTGCCCGCACAACACGCACAGCAGCATGTGCGCAGCGGTCAGCGGGGAGGGCGCCTGCGGGGGCTGGGCCGGGAGCTGCACGGCCGCGAGGGGGAGTTGCGCGGCCGGGGCGGTGGGCGGGGCGGGGACGCCGGAGGGGCGCAGTGCGGGGGTCGAGCCGTGGAGTACGCCGACTGCGTGGGTGGGGCCGGCGAGGAGGTCCAGGACGTGGAGACCGAAATGCGCGGCCAGGCCGTCGACGTCCTCCAGCGACCAGTGCTGCCGGCCGGCCTGCTTGCGGGAGATCTGTGCCTGCGAGAGACCGAGGCCGTCGGCGAGAACGTTCTGCCGCTCACCGGTACGCGTCATCAACGCAGCGACCGTCAGCCTGAGGAGCTCTTCCGTACCCATCACCATGATGCGACCCTAGCCCATTTCATGCGGATACCGCATGGCGCATACGTAAATCGATGCCGCGGCTTGGGTGGAGAGGGGAGTTGCTCTCAAGTGCCGTTCCCGGGACGGTGACGCGGTGGATGTACCGCCCCACGGCACTGACGCTGCACTTCATGAACGCCCCACACAGCGGCGCCCTGGAGTGAGGCCGTTCAGATGCCCCCGAGCCGGCGGCATGCCGCCTCGACCAGGGCGCTGCCGGAATACCCGAGGGGGTTCGTCAGGACGGCGTCGATGACGTGGGCGGTGATCTGGGCGAAGGCGCGGAAGTTGCCCCGTGCGCAGCGTTCGTCGGCTCGGGCGATGTGCTGTGGCGGCACCCTGCCCCAGAGCGGGTGGAAGGCGGGCAGGACGGCCTGGGCCTGAGCGGGGGTGAGCGGCGGGATGTGCTGGCGGGTCAGGATGCGGGAGGCGAGCTCTGGTATCCGCTGGAGGGCTTGGGTGCTTCCGGTTCCGGCCAGGATGAGGGTGGTGGGTGCGCCGGGGTCGGCTGCCAGGCGGCAGAGGTATTCCAGGGCGGGCGGGGACAGCCGTTGGATGTCGTCGCACACCAGCACGTGCGGGCTGCGCAGCGCGGTGGCCAGGGCCTGGTCGGTGGTGTTGCGCCGGTTGTCGGAGCGCACCTTGAGTGCGAGTGCTCCGGCGATCGCGTGGCGTAGCTGGGCGATCGTGGCGCCCACGGGTATCGGGACCCGGCGCACGTCCGGGCCGGGCGGCAGTCGGGCGAGGGCGTACTGCAGGGCGATGGTCTTGCCGGTCCCCGGGGCGCCGTCGATGTTCATCACGCCGCCAGCGGCCACGACGTGCCGCAGGGCGGAGGCGGTCTGTTCCAGGGCGTCGGTGACCACCACGTCCGCTTCGGGGATCAGCGTGTCCACGCCCGCCGCAGCGCAGTCGGGGCCAGCCACGAAGGGATGGTCGCCCTCGCAGGGGCAACGGCGGGCCCGGTACAGAGGCGTGGACAGGTCCGCGGCAGGGCGGGGACCCGGCTTCCGGCCGCGCCTCAGATCGTGTTCGGCTGCCACCAGAGTGTCCATCCGGGCCCACACCGTCTCGTCCCAGGCGGGGGCCTTCAACAACCATCCCGCGCGGGCGGGCGGGGTCCGGGGCGGGGGTTCGTCGCGTGCCTGCCACAGCCAGCGTGTCACCGTCTTCACCGGAACCCGGGCAAGGTGCGCCGCGGCGTGACGGTGCGGGCCCAGCAGCCGGCCTGCCTCGTCGATCGCGAGGAGGCGCTCCACCAACACCGCATGGGACAACATGCCGTCCCGGATCACCTGCGTCATCCGTCAGCCCCTCATCGGACGGAGGAAGCCGGCGCCGTCGTGGCGGCCAGGTGTCGGGAGCGTGCGGACTCTCGCACGGTGCCCGCAGTGTTCGGTCGATGGGCTGTTGGGTGCGGCCGCCGTGCCGGCGGTCATCCCAGGCGGCTGAAGGCCCACCGCAGAACCTCCCTGTCGACCTGTGCGCGCCCCGTGCGGGCCAGGGCAGTGCGCAGATGGGCGGTCAGTCTCGCCCAGTTGCGGAAGTTGCCGTGGGCGGCGTGTTCGTCGGCGAAGGTGATGTCGGCGGGGTCGGTGTCCTGCCAGATGGGGTGGAAGAGAGGGACGACCTCCAGGACCTCGTTCGGGGTGAGGCGGGTGAAGTGCTGCCAGATGAAGATCCGGGAGGACAGCATCGGCTCGCGGTGCAGCACGGTGTGGCAGCCCTCGCCGCCGACGAAGATGATCGCGAGTTGTGTGGCGGGTTCGTCCCACAGGTAGCGGAAGTATTCGAATGCCTCCCCGCTGAGCCACTGGGCCTCGTCGACCAGGAAGGTGCGGGGGTGTTCGGCCAGTGCGGTCTTGAGCAGGCGGTCGAATTCGCTGGGGTGGCGTGGTGGTTCGCCGGGCAGGCCGAGCGCGGTGAACAGTTCGTAGCGCACCGCGCGGGCGGTGGGCCGGGCACGGAAGGTGATCTTGTGGATGTCCTCGCCGGGTTCGAGTTCGCGCAGGCAGGTGTTGACGGCGAGGGTCTTGCCGAAGCCTGCGCCGCCGTGGATGCACATCATGGCGCGGGCGGCGACGGTGTCGCCGATGTTCTCCCGGGCAGTGAGCAGGGCGCGGGTGGCGACCACGCAGGCGTCCGGGAGGTCGGCGTACTGGTAGGTCGGGACGGTCACCGTGGTTCTCCCTCGCCGGTGGTGTCGGCGCCGGCGGCAGTGCCGGGGCTGTGGGCGTCGGCAGTGCCTGGACGGGGCTGCTCGTCGGCGGTCGGCCCACTCGCAGGGGCGGGGCGGGTGCGGGCGGCGAGGGAAGGCGGGGTGCGCCAGCCGGCGGGCGGCGCGGCTGGCGGGATCAGGTCCGGCAACGCCAGCCGCGACAGATCCGCCGTCTTCTCCTCGGCAAGTTCCCGGCCCGCTTCCTGTGAGGTGAGAGTGTTCAACCGCTCAGGGCGGGCCGGCCGGGCCTGGGCGGCGTAGCGGTCCTGCTGCGCAGCTCTCAAGTCCTGGCGCAGCCGGCGGGTGCGGGCCGCCCGCGCGGTACGCACCGCGCTGATCTGCTCCGGCGTCGCAGCGTCGGCCGGCTCGGCGGGGCCCAGGTAGCGGCCGGTGGATGCGTCGAACACCTCGATGCGGTGATCGTGGTGCGGCATGAACCGTACGCGCACCCGCTCACCGGCCAGGCCCGTCATCCACGCCGCCACGTAGTCGCGGTTCCTGAAACGGACGCCCTTGGTGGAGAGCACCCGGACGCGGCCGTCGTCCTCCAGGGTGAACGTCCACAACTCGTCCGCGCCGATCTCGCGCAGCGGCGTCGGATCCGCCTCCCACACCTGGAGCGGGGACCGGCCCTTCAACGGTCCCGGGTGGTGGGAGGTGTTCCACCAGGCCACCCAGTCCAACAGGCGGGCGGTGAAGTCCTCGAAGTCCAGGAGCACCTCGTCCGTCGGCCGCGTCCGGCGCCGGCCCGGACGCGGCTGGCGTACGTAGCCGGGCAGCGCGGCCAGGAACATCGACTCCACGGCCCGGTTCAAGCCCTCCACGGTGCCCTTGAGGTGCGGGGTGTACGGGGGCAGGTCCTCCACCTCCACGGCCAG
The window above is part of the Streptomyces sp. NBC_01232 genome. Proteins encoded here:
- a CDS encoding acyltransferase yields the protein MVMGTEELLRLTVAALMTRTGERQNVLADGLGLSQAQISRKQAGRQHWSLEDVDGLAAHFGLHVLDLLAGPTHAVGVLHGSTPALRPSGVPAPPTAPAAQLPLAAVQLPAQPPQAPSPLTAAHMLLCVLCGQPCSEEVDGFPQHLSAEECAAAIAAATPGPAAAPVAPAPAPVPQQLPAAPPAPAPEATAELVATEPAPEAEPAPEPVKERPAKAGPAVVRGPRTYASGTLTDQIAGNVHAALQECEGDVEAAQAALTKSAIPDVMKLFKESRVGGRYEHSEFPPTADVLRKRSQKGADEIWEGRPKWRNPHVFQAAKKGETFEVTALDMNAAYLSAFKCWLPIGQLKEDTSGVHDRKKSGVHLITPAEWEHTDLPNPLGNRMEPGELWVTESTLRLLLDCARDDLADAPTIHRSLVSGGTEVLLEKLRRALAEVRKTALAEGDELTVNYVKSMYSKLVSTLGESTANRDMRRPDWMHIMRAKAFANLWMKANKIHKAGLQVVEISGTDELHVIGDWRTVFAEGRDLNQVKEKQTYTLGGKR
- a CDS encoding ATP-binding protein; translation: MTQVIRDGMLSHAVLVERLLAIDEAGRLLGPHRHAAAHLARVPVKTVTRWLWQARDEPPPRTPPARAGWLLKAPAWDETVWARMDTLVAAEHDLRRGRKPGPRPAADLSTPLYRARRCPCEGDHPFVAGPDCAAAGVDTLIPEADVVVTDALEQTASALRHVVAAGGVMNIDGAPGTGKTIALQYALARLPPGPDVRRVPIPVGATIAQLRHAIAGALALKVRSDNRRNTTDQALATALRSPHVLVCDDIQRLSPPALEYLCRLAADPGAPTTLILAGTGSTQALQRIPELASRILTRQHIPPLTPAQAQAVLPAFHPLWGRVPPQHIARADERCARGNFRAFAQITAHVIDAVLTNPLGYSGSALVEAACRRLGGI
- a CDS encoding ATP-binding protein codes for the protein MTVPTYQYADLPDACVVATRALLTARENIGDTVAARAMMCIHGGAGFGKTLAVNTCLRELEPGEDIHKITFRARPTARAVRYELFTALGLPGEPPRHPSEFDRLLKTALAEHPRTFLVDEAQWLSGEAFEYFRYLWDEPATQLAIIFVGGEGCHTVLHREPMLSSRIFIWQHFTRLTPNEVLEVVPLFHPIWQDTDPADITFADEHAAHGNFRNWARLTAHLRTALARTGRAQVDREVLRWAFSRLG
- a CDS encoding transposase, translated to MRGAAVGRLLELRETGSLTSGHVRLAAGALGVSERTVWRWLAEPVHADGAVRLPGVRAARADRFTVTAEVRALLALWGGNVAAVHRELAGRAARQPPAGTAPSLTTLRRALRRDLTAGERAGLAGGEREARKHDVFLARPRGWRNQVWEADHVQAPVLVDVEGAARRPWVTWFVDCASNTIMGVAVTPGHPSRESVLAALRAAVVREEPFGPQGGLPEKVRVDRGKDFLSRTVTAAFDALAVEVEDLPPYTPHLKGTVEGLNRAVESMFLAALPGYVRQPRPGRRRTRPTDEVLLDFEDFTARLLDWVAWWNTSHHPGPLKGRSPLQVWEADPTPLREIGADELWTFTLEDDGRVRVLSTKGVRFRNRDYVAAWMTGLAGERVRVRFMPHHDHRIEVFDASTGRYLGPAEPADAATPEQISAVRTARAARTRRLRQDLRAAQQDRYAAQARPARPERLNTLTSQEAGRELAEEKTADLSRLALPDLIPPAAPPAGWRTPPSLAARTRPAPASGPTADEQPRPGTADAHSPGTAAGADTTGEGEPR